The following coding sequences lie in one Candidatus Methylomirabilota bacterium genomic window:
- a CDS encoding P1 family peptidase → MITDVPGVRVGHVTDDVGLTGVTVLLCDRPAVCGVELRGTAHDVVGLDYLDPRHLVPGVDGVILGGGSRFGEEAVYGVLAYLEERGIGFPVGPSVVPHIPGAFLFDLNVGDPRARPTRAMGYQAAASAVGGAVGEGNVGAGTGASVGKLFRIGRAMRGGLGTASVRLGEVSVGALVAVNAVGDVRDPDSGRLIAGARDADDGRRLVDTARALAAGTPLRAFHGLQHTTIGVVTTDARLTKTEAATMAAVGMLGFARALSPPHTVWDGDALFALSVGDRTADLTALGLTAADVVARAIVRGVRAATSLPGLPAARDLG, encoded by the coding sequence GTGATCACCGACGTCCCCGGGGTCCGGGTCGGTCACGTCACCGACGACGTCGGCTTGACCGGTGTCACCGTGCTGCTGTGCGACCGTCCCGCCGTATGCGGCGTGGAGCTACGGGGCACCGCGCACGATGTGGTCGGCCTCGACTACCTCGATCCCCGCCACCTCGTCCCCGGCGTCGACGGGGTGATCCTGGGCGGGGGCAGCCGGTTCGGCGAGGAAGCCGTCTACGGGGTCCTGGCCTACCTCGAGGAGCGTGGCATCGGCTTCCCGGTAGGGCCGAGCGTGGTGCCCCACATCCCTGGCGCTTTTCTGTTCGACCTCAACGTGGGCGATCCCCGGGCGCGGCCCACGCGGGCCATGGGGTATCAGGCAGCGGCGAGTGCCGTGGGCGGGGCGGTCGGCGAGGGCAACGTCGGAGCAGGAACCGGCGCCAGCGTGGGCAAGCTGTTCAGGATCGGCCGCGCCATGCGGGGCGGGCTCGGCACGGCGAGCGTCCGGCTGGGCGAGGTCAGCGTCGGCGCGCTGGTCGCCGTCAACGCCGTCGGAGACGTGCGCGACCCCGATAGCGGGCGCCTGATCGCCGGCGCTCGCGACGCCGACGACGGGCGCCGGCTGGTCGACACGGCCCGGGCGCTCGCCGCCGGCACGCCCCTGCGCGCGTTCCATGGCCTTCAGCACACGACGATCGGCGTGGTGACCACGGATGCTCGGCTCACGAAGACCGAGGCCGCCACGATGGCCGCGGTCGGAATGCTGGGGTTCGCGCGGGCCCTCTCACCGCCGCACACGGTCTGGGATGGCGACGCGCTGTTCGCGCTCTCGGTCGGCGACCGGACCGCCGACCTCACCGCCCTGGGGCTGACGGCCGCCGACGTCGTGGCCCGGGCCATCGTACGGGGCGTGCGAGCGGCGACGTCCTTGCCGGGCCTGCCGGCCGCCCGCGACCTCGGCTGA